A region of Prochlorothrix hollandica PCC 9006 = CALU 1027 DNA encodes the following proteins:
- a CDS encoding DUF4349 domain-containing protein, producing the protein MVPPASDPFSSVKAGSAVFLPTAAVPTAAVPAGAMRIDSLATAAVPVGSPSVPVAGVQVASRPRSLELLSQRRLQRSRQPWVWITLLGVGAIAACGAAPEAGLDSMASSPSQASRAELAPTEALAPGASDVATGNVATGAVAGEAQPLTAKGSSADTSPRAAPQLIKTAELNLEVANTRDAVASLVQQVRQQQGDVLQLEDQVPLRENLPHFAYVQVRVPQDRLDRTLEQLSSLGEVTQQRLSVEDVANQLVDFEARLRNLKKAEEMTLGIMERSGDVADILQVSQELARIREQIEQINGQLQRLQVQVAYSTINIYLTEPVASVIPPRGDWRGDLTLAWRRSTRSLGQFTQGLVVLAIWLVVYSPYWLVLGGGYLWLYRVLRRRSQP; encoded by the coding sequence ATGGTTCCTCCTGCGTCTGATCCGTTTTCGTCCGTTAAGGCTGGATCTGCGGTTTTTTTGCCTACCGCTGCTGTGCCTACCGCTGCTGTGCCTGCCGGTGCCATGCGTATTGATTCCCTGGCTACCGCTGCTGTGCCTGTCGGTTCCCCGTCTGTCCCTGTTGCTGGGGTGCAGGTTGCCTCTCGTCCTCGTTCCCTTGAGCTGTTGAGCCAGCGTCGTTTGCAGCGATCGCGCCAACCTTGGGTCTGGATTACCTTATTGGGAGTTGGGGCGATCGCGGCCTGTGGCGCAGCCCCCGAAGCGGGCCTAGACTCCATGGCCAGTAGTCCCAGTCAGGCCAGCCGCGCCGAACTAGCCCCCACCGAAGCCTTGGCTCCCGGTGCCAGTGATGTCGCAACCGGTAATGTCGCAACCGGTGCTGTGGCGGGCGAAGCCCAACCGCTGACCGCCAAGGGAAGCAGCGCTGACACCAGTCCCCGCGCCGCTCCCCAACTGATCAAAACCGCAGAGCTGAATTTAGAGGTGGCCAATACCCGTGATGCGGTGGCTAGCTTGGTGCAACAGGTGCGGCAACAGCAGGGGGATGTGCTGCAACTGGAGGATCAGGTACCCCTGCGGGAAAACCTGCCCCACTTCGCCTATGTGCAGGTGCGGGTGCCCCAGGATCGCCTCGATCGCACCCTGGAGCAACTGAGCAGTTTAGGCGAGGTCACCCAGCAGCGCCTGTCGGTGGAGGATGTGGCCAATCAACTGGTGGACTTTGAGGCCCGGTTGCGAAACCTGAAGAAAGCCGAGGAAATGACCTTGGGGATTATGGAGCGATCGGGGGATGTGGCCGATATTTTGCAGGTGTCCCAGGAATTGGCCCGTATTCGGGAGCAAATCGAGCAAATCAACGGTCAATTGCAACGGCTCCAGGTGCAGGTGGCCTATTCCACCATTAACATTTACCTGACGGAACCAGTGGCCAGTGTGATCCCCCCCAGGGGCGATTGGCGCGGCGATCTGACCTTGGCATGGCGACGATCGACCCGATCCCTGGGGCAGTTCACCCAAGGGCTGGTGGTGTTGGCCATTTGGCTGGTGGTCTATAGCCCCTACTGGTTGGTTCTGGGGGGTGGATACCTGTGGTTATATCGGGTTCTGCGGCGGCGATCGCAACCCTGA